From Pantoea sp. Ep11b, the proteins below share one genomic window:
- the rcsD gene encoding phosphotransferase RcsD, translating into MLYKFPLTSGNVTRFFVVFNLVLLLALGFMVHNSVNAWLTGKRYAMDDLARDVQKRIDAYRFATWQIYENLSTSAAGATPGNNLQETRLRPDVYYLEKTRRKTEALIFGSHDSSTLDMTMRMSNYLDTLWGAENPTWSMYFLNGQDNSLIMISTLPLKDMATRYKESAISSMVDGRRAEMLQQANALDERESFSPLRHLAFQNDHYFTLRTTFNQPGHLATVVAFDLPVNDLIPQNMPLENFQLRQDSSLPASSSDQQEVENTRISLVNPNIEITATLPSTSLQLVYQVPITRLLLDSLYNLLWPLLINLLLFLLSLAGIVLLRQQSLRPSENQSAELDSLRVLNEEIVASLPVGLLVYDFASNRTLLSNKIAEHLLPHLNLQKIINMSDQHQGVLQATINNEVYEIRHARSVLSPHTQLFMMRDQDRELLVNKKLQKAQQVLDRNHQMRQQLLHNLGHALNQPLEKMVAQLVQLSQRDADETVLDLLDESQGLARLVDDIVLLNRLEAHDWSPDATVFNLQDLLDEIALESLPLMRRKGLSLVVNNHRANDETRFGDRRALRKVLTTLMHYALTTTRWGKITLEVKTTEKQPDRLIIELVDTGAGLTVDELANVDFPFLGDTSQDRYGQASGMAFFLCKQLCKQMGGSLDIVAKADIGTRYNMQLPLALEQKQEEEEEKILDGVTALVEITVEDVHKIVCRHLENWGARCLTPDERISGQDHDVLVTDDPSKLSGWALLLAGDELGHHALNDQQYRVNFNLSNALLDALLALIEKQLSHDVMDNDTEDDAATPLMSGGYFQLFTETVPDDVKRLYTESAEKDYASLAQTAHRLKGVFAMLNLTPGKQLCEELEHHIKACDDSNITNTTSDIDAYVNQLLQQGNQ; encoded by the coding sequence ATGTTGTATAAGTTTCCACTGACCTCCGGCAACGTCACCCGCTTTTTTGTGGTTTTCAATCTGGTGCTCCTGCTGGCGCTGGGCTTTATGGTGCATAACTCGGTGAATGCCTGGCTGACCGGGAAACGTTATGCCATGGACGATCTGGCGCGCGACGTACAGAAGCGCATCGACGCCTATCGCTTTGCGACCTGGCAGATCTATGAAAATCTCTCCACCAGCGCGGCAGGTGCGACACCCGGCAATAATCTGCAGGAGACGCGGCTGCGTCCTGATGTCTATTATCTGGAAAAAACCCGGCGTAAAACCGAAGCACTGATTTTCGGCTCACACGACAGCAGCACGCTGGATATGACGATGCGGATGTCGAACTATCTCGATACCCTGTGGGGCGCGGAAAATCCCACCTGGTCGATGTATTTTCTCAACGGTCAGGATAACAGCCTGATTATGATCTCGACCCTGCCGCTGAAAGATATGGCAACGCGCTACAAAGAGAGCGCCATCAGCTCTATGGTTGACGGGCGCCGCGCGGAGATGCTGCAGCAGGCCAATGCGCTGGATGAGCGGGAAAGTTTCTCGCCGCTTCGCCATCTCGCTTTCCAGAACGATCACTACTTCACGCTGCGCACGACCTTTAACCAGCCGGGCCACCTGGCGACGGTGGTCGCCTTCGATCTGCCAGTCAACGACCTGATTCCGCAGAACATGCCGCTGGAGAATTTCCAGCTGCGCCAGGACAGCAGCCTGCCTGCCAGCAGCAGCGATCAGCAGGAGGTGGAAAACACCCGCATCTCGCTGGTGAACCCGAACATCGAAATCACAGCGACCCTGCCCAGCACCTCGCTGCAGCTGGTTTATCAGGTGCCGATTACCCGTCTGCTCCTCGACAGCCTCTACAACCTGCTCTGGCCGCTGCTGATCAACCTGCTGCTGTTCCTGCTGTCGCTGGCCGGGATTGTGCTGCTGCGTCAGCAGTCGCTGCGCCCCAGCGAAAACCAGAGCGCGGAACTCGATTCGCTGCGGGTACTGAATGAAGAGATCGTGGCCAGCCTGCCGGTTGGCCTGCTGGTCTATGACTTCGCCAGCAACCGCACCCTGCTGAGCAATAAAATTGCCGAACATCTTCTGCCTCACCTCAATCTGCAGAAGATTATTAATATGTCCGACCAGCATCAGGGCGTGCTTCAGGCTACGATCAACAATGAAGTGTATGAGATCCGCCACGCCCGCAGCGTGCTGTCGCCGCATACGCAGCTGTTTATGATGCGCGATCAGGATCGCGAGCTGCTGGTGAACAAAAAACTGCAGAAGGCGCAGCAGGTGCTGGATCGCAACCACCAGATGCGGCAGCAGCTGCTGCACAATCTGGGCCATGCGCTGAATCAGCCGCTGGAGAAGATGGTGGCGCAACTGGTGCAGCTGAGTCAGCGCGATGCCGATGAAACCGTGCTCGACCTGCTCGATGAGAGCCAGGGGCTGGCGCGGCTGGTCGATGATATCGTTCTGCTCAACCGTCTGGAGGCGCACGACTGGTCACCGGATGCGACGGTCTTTAACCTGCAGGATCTGCTGGATGAGATTGCGCTGGAGAGCCTGCCGCTGATGCGCCGCAAAGGGCTGTCGCTGGTGGTGAACAACCATCGGGCGAATGACGAGACGCGCTTTGGCGACCGTCGCGCCCTGCGCAAGGTGCTGACCACGCTGATGCACTATGCTCTGACCACCACCCGCTGGGGAAAAATCACCCTGGAAGTGAAGACGACAGAAAAGCAGCCCGACAGACTGATCATCGAACTGGTCGATACCGGGGCCGGACTGACGGTGGATGAGCTGGCTAACGTTGACTTCCCGTTCCTGGGCGACACCAGTCAGGATCGCTACGGGCAGGCGTCAGGCATGGCGTTCTTCCTGTGTAAGCAGCTCTGCAAGCAGATGGGCGGCAGTCTCGATATCGTGGCCAAAGCGGATATCGGCACGCGCTACAACATGCAGCTGCCGCTGGCCCTGGAGCAGAAGCAGGAAGAAGAAGAGGAAAAGATTCTGGATGGCGTGACCGCGCTGGTGGAGATCACCGTGGAGGACGTGCATAAGATCGTCTGCCGGCATCTGGAAAACTGGGGAGCGCGTTGTCTGACGCCTGACGAGCGTATCTCCGGTCAGGATCACGATGTGCTGGTCACCGACGATCCCTCAAAGCTCAGCGGCTGGGCACTGCTGCTGGCCGGGGATGAACTGGGGCATCATGCCCTCAACGACCAGCAGTATCGGGTTAACTTCAATCTCAGTAATGCGCTGCTTGATGCATTGCTGGCCCTGATTGAGAAGCAACTGTCGCATGATGTGATGGATAACGACACGGAAGACGACGCAGCCACGCCATTGATGAGCGGTGGCTATTTCCAGCTGTTTACGGAGACAGTACCGGATGATGTGAAGAGACTGTATACTGAGTCGGCGGAAAAGGACTACGCTTCGCTTGCTCAGACAGCGCATCGCCTGAAGGGCGTGTTTGCCATGCTCAATCTGACTCCCGGCAAACAGCTTTGTGAAGAGTTAGAACACCACATTAAAGCGTGTGACGATTCAAACATTACAAATACCACCAGTGATATTGACGCTTACGTCAATCAACTGCTGCAGCAAGGTAACCAATAA
- the rcsB gene encoding response regulator transcription factor RcsB yields the protein MNNLNVIIADDHPIVLFGIRKSLEQIEWVNVVGEFEDSTALINNLSRLDANVLITDLSMPGEKYGDGITLIKYIKRHYPDLSIIVLTMNNNPAILSSVLDLDIEGIVLKQGAPTDLPKALAALQKGKKYTPESVAKLLEKISAGGYGDKRLSPKESEVLRLFAEGFLVTEIAKKLNRSIKTISSQKKSAMMKLGVDNDIALLNYLSSVSQTQVERD from the coding sequence ATGAATAACTTAAATGTAATTATTGCCGATGACCATCCAATTGTCCTTTTCGGTATCCGAAAATCTCTGGAACAAATTGAATGGGTCAACGTTGTAGGTGAGTTCGAAGACTCAACAGCACTGATCAATAATCTGTCCAGGCTCGACGCCAACGTCCTGATCACCGATCTCTCTATGCCAGGTGAGAAGTATGGCGACGGCATTACGCTGATTAAATATATTAAACGTCACTACCCTGATCTCTCGATTATTGTTCTGACCATGAACAATAACCCGGCTATCCTCAGCTCCGTGCTGGATCTCGATATCGAAGGGATCGTGCTGAAACAGGGTGCGCCAACGGATCTGCCAAAAGCCCTGGCTGCACTGCAGAAAGGCAAAAAATATACGCCGGAAAGCGTGGCGAAACTGCTGGAGAAGATCAGTGCGGGCGGTTACGGCGACAAACGTTTGTCACCGAAAGAGAGCGAAGTGCTGCGCCTGTTTGCCGAAGGCTTCCTGGTGACCGAAATCGCCAAGAAACTGAACCGCAGTATTAAAACTATCAGTAGCCAGAAGAAATCAGCGATGATGAAGCTGGGCGTGGATAACGATATCGCACTGCTGAACTATCTGTCATCTGTCAGCCAGACGCAGGTCGAAAGAGACTAA